A window of Corallococcus macrosporus DSM 14697 contains these coding sequences:
- a CDS encoding CPBP family intramembrane glutamic endopeptidase has product MRRDVAVLLENAPPRRRALSEAAFVFLAVLGPSSPGPKGQVVLAVLTGVLLAWGLALLRPWEPTRAGGWLGILGLLVALSGTGAGAWVASAAELERGFSLSMAPLCVRALGMILLVAVLVWRDGQGLAQVGLAREGWAKELLLGVPVLVATYAVHLAASVLIGAVAVALDLADKELLARKGVAAALMDTGLGVPAFAAIMVLVTGFEEFVFRGFLVPRLRVVLGRWVPAVLVAAVLFSVGHFYEGTLAVFQTFVLGAWFGFVFWFRGRLLPLLVAHAAFNTISFALMLWLSKSGFLDKPPPL; this is encoded by the coding sequence GTGCGTCGTGATGTCGCCGTGCTCCTGGAGAACGCCCCGCCGCGGCGCCGGGCCCTGTCCGAAGCGGCGTTCGTGTTCCTCGCCGTCCTCGGGCCCTCGTCGCCGGGCCCCAAGGGCCAGGTCGTCCTGGCCGTGCTCACAGGGGTCCTGCTCGCCTGGGGGCTGGCCCTGCTCCGCCCCTGGGAGCCCACGCGCGCGGGCGGCTGGCTGGGCATCCTGGGGCTCCTGGTGGCGCTGAGCGGCACGGGCGCGGGCGCCTGGGTCGCCAGCGCGGCGGAGCTGGAGAGGGGCTTCTCCCTGTCCATGGCGCCCCTGTGCGTCCGCGCACTGGGGATGATTCTGCTGGTCGCGGTGCTGGTGTGGCGCGACGGCCAGGGGCTCGCGCAGGTGGGGCTGGCGCGCGAGGGCTGGGCGAAGGAGCTGCTGCTCGGCGTGCCGGTGCTCGTCGCCACCTACGCGGTGCACCTCGCCGCGTCGGTGCTCATCGGGGCCGTCGCCGTGGCGCTGGACCTGGCCGACAAGGAGCTGCTGGCGCGCAAGGGCGTGGCCGCCGCGCTCATGGACACCGGACTGGGCGTGCCCGCCTTCGCGGCCATCATGGTGCTGGTGACAGGCTTCGAGGAGTTCGTCTTCCGGGGCTTCCTCGTGCCCCGCCTGCGCGTGGTGCTGGGCCGCTGGGTGCCCGCGGTGCTGGTCGCGGCCGTGCTGTTCTCCGTGGGCCACTTCTACGAAGGCACGCTCGCCGTCTTCCAGACCTTCGTGCTGGGGGCCTGGTTCGGGTTCGTCTTCTGGTTCCGGGGCCGCCTGCTGCCCCTGCTCGTCGCGCACGCGGCCTTCAACACCATCAGCTTCGCGCTGATGCTGTGGCTGTCGAAGTCAGGCTTCCTGGACAAGCCGCCGCCGCTTTGA
- a CDS encoding RluA family pseudouridine synthase translates to MLLNDGYVYREKLGRQPGRSALAHLTDTYRHSSEEEWRARFARGEVRLDGVVADGSEPLRPGQWLCWHRPPWEEEDTPRSFELVYEDAELVVVVKPSGLPTLPSGGFLKNTLLSFVQARWPEAVPRHRLGRATSGLVLFTRTREAAARLARDWREGRVHKRYRALSQGLAAQESYDIRAPIGLVPHPRLGEVHGASARGKPSHSTARVLERRTEHTLFEVDIHTGRSEQIRIHLAYIGHPLVGDPLFAVGGLPLAKDPGLPGDGGYLLHAESLTFRHPRSGEQVQLQAPPPPELRVQDASR, encoded by the coding sequence GTGCTGCTCAATGATGGCTATGTGTATCGCGAGAAGCTCGGGCGCCAGCCGGGCCGCAGCGCGCTGGCCCATCTGACGGACACGTATCGTCACTCCTCGGAGGAGGAGTGGCGGGCACGCTTCGCTCGGGGCGAGGTGCGGCTCGACGGCGTCGTCGCGGACGGCTCGGAGCCGCTGAGGCCAGGGCAGTGGCTGTGCTGGCACCGCCCACCGTGGGAAGAGGAGGACACGCCGCGGTCCTTCGAACTCGTGTACGAGGACGCGGAGCTGGTCGTCGTGGTGAAGCCGAGCGGACTGCCGACCCTGCCCTCGGGGGGCTTCCTGAAGAACACCCTGCTCTCCTTCGTCCAGGCACGCTGGCCCGAGGCGGTTCCCCGGCACCGCCTGGGACGCGCGACGTCGGGCCTCGTGCTCTTCACCCGCACCCGCGAAGCAGCCGCGCGGCTGGCCCGTGATTGGCGCGAGGGCCGCGTGCACAAGCGCTACCGCGCGCTTTCCCAGGGACTCGCCGCCCAGGAGTCCTATGACATCCGCGCGCCCATCGGGTTGGTGCCCCATCCGCGGCTGGGCGAGGTCCATGGTGCCAGTGCGCGGGGGAAGCCCTCACACAGCACGGCCCGGGTGCTGGAGCGGCGCACCGAGCACACCCTCTTCGAGGTGGACATCCACACGGGGCGCTCCGAGCAGATCCGCATCCACCTCGCCTACATCGGCCACCCGCTCGTGGGAGACCCGCTCTTCGCCGTGGGCGGCCTGCCGCTGGCAAAGGACCCCGGCCTGCCCGGCGACGGCGGCTACCTCCTGCACGCGGAGTCGCTCACCTTCCGGCATCCGCGCTCGGGCGAGCAGGTTCAGCTTCAGGCGCCACCCCCGCCCGAGCTCCGCGTCCAGGACGCCTCGCGGTAG
- a CDS encoding IS701 family transposase produces MNAAAVQRLERYFQQIGEVLGEESRRGSFALYAMGLLGEGERKSVEPIAARACPDPERVDAMHQRLLHFAVDSRWSDREVRRQAARYALEAMTRRESVEAWIVDDTGFLKQGKHSVGVQRQYTGSAGKVANCQIGVSLSVATRTEHLPLDFELYLPECWANDEARRREARIPAEVSFQTKPQLALRMIERAVEDGVAPGVLLADSAYGNSSDFRARLRALDLHYAVAVAAQTGVRLLDAKGRPRKDAQSVSDLAWRIHERGGFRRCTWRQGTQDALSARFALRRVVAAGVSQREQEPLTLLIEWRDGEPEPANYFLISLTEGRTKRQLIRLVMQRWRTERVYEDLKGELGLDHYEGRRYPGWHHHVSVALCCYAFLVAERTRRFPPSARRAAEAHAQPLSA; encoded by the coding sequence ATGAACGCCGCTGCGGTGCAGCGGCTTGAGAGGTACTTCCAGCAAATCGGCGAGGTGCTGGGCGAGGAGAGCCGACGCGGCTCGTTCGCCCTCTACGCCATGGGCCTGCTGGGCGAGGGGGAGCGCAAGAGCGTGGAGCCCATCGCCGCCCGGGCGTGTCCGGACCCCGAGCGGGTGGATGCAATGCACCAGCGACTGTTGCACTTCGCAGTGGACTCGAGGTGGAGCGACCGGGAGGTGCGGCGCCAGGCGGCGAGGTACGCGCTGGAGGCGATGACGCGGCGGGAGTCGGTGGAAGCGTGGATTGTGGACGACACGGGCTTCCTCAAGCAGGGCAAGCACTCGGTGGGTGTCCAGCGGCAGTACACCGGCTCGGCGGGGAAGGTGGCCAACTGCCAGATTGGCGTCAGCCTCAGCGTGGCCACGCGTACCGAGCACCTGCCCCTCGACTTCGAGCTGTACCTCCCTGAGTGCTGGGCCAACGACGAGGCGCGCCGCCGCGAGGCCCGAATTCCCGCCGAGGTTTCCTTCCAAACCAAGCCTCAACTGGCGCTGCGAATGATTGAGCGGGCCGTGGAGGACGGCGTGGCGCCGGGTGTCCTCCTGGCGGACAGCGCCTACGGCAACTCCAGCGACTTCCGTGCGCGCCTTCGCGCGCTGGACTTGCATTACGCCGTTGCGGTGGCTGCGCAAACGGGCGTCCGCCTCCTGGACGCGAAGGGCCGTCCTCGAAAGGACGCGCAAAGCGTTTCAGACCTGGCCTGGCGCATTCATGAACGAGGCGGCTTCCGACGGTGCACCTGGCGCCAGGGCACGCAAGACGCCTTGTCAGCACGCTTTGCCCTGCGCCGCGTCGTCGCCGCGGGCGTCTCCCAGCGCGAGCAGGAGCCCCTGACGTTGCTCATTGAATGGCGAGACGGCGAGCCCGAGCCCGCCAACTACTTCCTGATTTCCCTGACAGAAGGACGAACGAAGCGGCAGCTCATCCGTCTGGTGATGCAGCGATGGAGAACCGAGCGCGTCTACGAAGACCTCAAGGGGGAGTTGGGGCTGGACCATTACGAAGGCCGCCGCTACCCCGGCTGGCATCACCACGTCTCCGTCGCGCTGTGCTGCTACGCTTTCCTCGTGGCCGAACGCACGCGGCGTTTTCCCCCCTCGGCCCGAAGGGCGGCTGAAGCCCACGCGCAGCCCCTCTCGGCCTGA
- a CDS encoding M57 family metalloprotease, with product MFQRAAVVAVSCGVLLAGCGSGASGTTDEVISNLIEAGFPAEGIRVADGAVYVGGDAHVSLEASREMLDPGEGSHELHRTTNIVGLNVATICVNPTATFRSHSRLMQGLELALANYNALGLRIRFIQGATASCHAMITAATMTGAGGSAGYPSNGLPYGRIYIGTGLSSYSLDRVEHVITHELGHTIGLRHTDFYNPSISCGTTGPGPEGVGTVGAIQIPGTPPPTPGGSLMNTCIPPDTDGEFTPSDVVGLNFIY from the coding sequence ATGTTCCAGAGAGCGGCAGTCGTCGCGGTGAGCTGTGGCGTGTTGTTGGCTGGCTGCGGTAGCGGAGCGTCGGGCACTACCGATGAAGTCATCTCCAATCTGATCGAGGCGGGGTTCCCCGCCGAAGGCATCCGGGTCGCCGATGGTGCCGTCTACGTGGGAGGGGACGCCCACGTCTCCCTGGAGGCGTCACGGGAGATGCTCGACCCTGGCGAGGGGAGTCACGAACTCCACAGGACGACGAACATCGTCGGCCTCAACGTGGCGACAATCTGCGTCAACCCCACGGCCACGTTCCGAAGCCACTCCCGGCTCATGCAGGGACTCGAACTCGCGCTCGCCAACTACAACGCCCTGGGGCTCCGGATTCGCTTCATCCAGGGAGCGACCGCCAGTTGCCATGCGATGATTACAGCGGCGACCATGACCGGCGCCGGGGGCTCCGCGGGCTACCCCTCGAACGGGCTTCCCTATGGACGCATCTACATCGGCACAGGCCTGAGCAGCTACAGCCTGGATAGGGTCGAGCACGTCATCACCCATGAGCTTGGCCATACGATTGGCCTTCGCCACACGGACTTCTACAACCCGAGCATCAGTTGCGGCACCACCGGCCCGGGCCCCGAAGGCGTAGGGACAGTGGGGGCCATCCAAATCCCAGGGACGCCCCCGCCGACCCCAGGTGGGTCGCTCATGAACACCTGCATCCCACCGGACACAGACGGCGAGTTCACCCCGAGCGACGTCGTTGGGCTGAACTTCATCTATTGA
- a CDS encoding 3-hydroxyacyl-CoA dehydrogenase family protein, with amino-acid sequence MTHRRLNRIGMVGGGAMGCGIALELAIAGRQVVLYNTRADSSERARAKLERDAALLVETGLLAAEQVPSALGRIRRTTVLAEAAVAQDLVIESIPEDLALKQQLFRELDRLAAPDTLLATNTTALSVTAIARDCTRPERVLSAHYYLPAHLVPLVDVIPGEKTSPDAVETVRRFLASLGKSPVVFARDVPGSVGPRLQQALIGEAIRLVHEGVATPEMVDQVLTQGVGRRLGASGVFDRLDLVGLDFMTALLRGAGRPVPPVLAQKVERGELGQKTGQGFYAWTPESTAAYEERMARHLATQLREDRAAGRLRAPTTELEE; translated from the coding sequence ATGACACACCGACGGTTGAACAGGATTGGCATGGTGGGCGGCGGCGCCATGGGGTGCGGCATCGCGCTCGAGCTCGCCATCGCCGGCAGGCAGGTGGTGCTCTACAACACGCGCGCCGACAGCAGCGAGCGGGCGCGCGCGAAGCTGGAGCGGGACGCGGCGCTGCTGGTGGAGACGGGCCTGCTCGCCGCGGAGCAGGTGCCCTCCGCGCTGGGGCGCATCCGCCGCACCACCGTGCTCGCCGAGGCCGCCGTGGCGCAGGACCTGGTCATCGAGTCCATCCCGGAGGACCTCGCGCTCAAGCAGCAGCTCTTTCGCGAGCTGGACCGGCTCGCGGCCCCCGACACCCTGCTCGCCACCAACACCACCGCGCTGAGCGTGACGGCCATCGCCCGGGACTGCACGCGGCCCGAGCGCGTCCTCTCCGCCCACTACTACCTGCCCGCGCACCTCGTCCCGCTGGTGGACGTCATCCCCGGAGAGAAGACGTCTCCCGACGCGGTGGAGACGGTGCGGCGGTTCCTCGCGTCGTTGGGCAAGTCGCCGGTGGTGTTCGCCAGGGACGTGCCGGGCTCGGTGGGCCCGCGTCTGCAGCAGGCCCTCATCGGCGAGGCCATCCGGCTGGTGCACGAGGGCGTGGCCACGCCGGAGATGGTGGACCAGGTGCTCACCCAGGGCGTCGGGCGGCGCCTGGGCGCCTCGGGCGTCTTCGACCGGCTGGACCTGGTGGGGCTGGACTTCATGACGGCGCTCCTCCGCGGCGCTGGCCGCCCCGTGCCGCCCGTGCTCGCGCAGAAGGTGGAGCGGGGCGAGCTGGGGCAGAAGACGGGCCAGGGCTTCTACGCCTGGACGCCCGAGTCCACCGCCGCCTACGAGGAGCGCATGGCCCGCCACCTCGCCACCCAGCTTCGCGAGGACCGGGCCGCGGGCCGCCTCCGCGCTCCCACGACGGAGCTTGAAGAATGA
- a CDS encoding Ig-like domain-containing protein — translation MLLGTAPVSPSNVNVPHILARSEPGARVRLYTVAGCSGAIAGEGTADAQGQVSIPVNVPDDAWASFHGLAIDPAGNVSQCSPQGVTYREDSTPPALSGLRLSPSEAANDNAPRLIGGTESGATVRLYVDETCSGTPVDSQVADAAGTFSLRLSVPDDSVTATYVSASDEAGNASACAVGPTYREDSTPPAPPALATTPVAPANHNTPALHVTTEPGATVRFFAGTTCLGGALASRTADNQGQATLPLSVADNSTSRYVAQATDAVGNVSACSAALTFVEDSTAPSELAATVMDGLSGPELEYQNSDTRVAARWSGFSDAVSIRRYELALTSISACPGNASSIQDVGAASSAELTVLTLAEQRYYSCVRAVDEAGNTSGWKMSNGFIVDVTPPRVVSATPEASSVTASPWTAIEVSFSETTLDTTSVTPATFHVTADGQRLSGGTVTCAAGRCTLALTQRPAFGAQVSAAIDGVKDLAGNTMTAPHAWGYSVRAAEWGAPQVILSSSSLNSASPSLAMDASGVATIMYADEGLRARRHRPGAAWEADQRVGADTLDTSLPRPGALTPLPDGTLLAVVEAWPVGEYRTRRTFGVLATGSDSSVQSWSVPRLLGEDTGMDVMAPRVVAAPNQGALAAWVEESSTQRFLWVQPYAGSSDWGSPVLVRTIDDANWGYSWDGYDVGVDSRGNGVLVWSELNSPLQYSRQGAWGWSAPATGEGMGGRYPHIALNADGTGVAVWIRRYQDNDRLYANPFMVDSGFSDQEVPLHTQGNVISGPQVAADANGNAFVVWSQHSPNFEWGLWCARYVSGSGWLPPQQLATEYGGGSDLHVSPSGTATVVYGRTEGASTSVWARRFVPGAGWSSARRLDFTSVTGYLGNLEVATSPLGNAAVIWTRQDPDSGTRSLASAFFE, via the coding sequence ATGCTCCTCGGGACCGCGCCCGTCTCTCCCTCCAATGTCAACGTGCCGCACATCCTGGCCAGGAGCGAGCCAGGGGCGCGCGTGCGCCTCTACACCGTCGCGGGGTGCTCCGGCGCCATTGCCGGCGAGGGCACCGCGGACGCCCAGGGCCAGGTCTCCATTCCTGTGAATGTGCCCGACGACGCCTGGGCCTCCTTCCATGGGCTGGCCATCGACCCGGCCGGGAACGTCTCGCAGTGCTCGCCGCAAGGCGTGACCTACCGCGAGGACAGCACGCCGCCGGCGCTCTCGGGCCTTCGGCTGTCGCCCTCGGAGGCCGCCAACGACAACGCCCCGCGCCTCATTGGCGGCACGGAGTCGGGAGCCACCGTCCGGCTCTACGTCGATGAAACCTGCTCCGGCACGCCGGTCGACAGCCAGGTGGCGGACGCGGCCGGCACGTTCTCCCTTCGCCTGTCCGTTCCTGATGACAGCGTCACGGCCACCTACGTGTCCGCCTCCGACGAGGCGGGCAACGCCTCGGCCTGCGCCGTGGGCCCCACCTACCGGGAGGACAGCACGCCCCCTGCGCCCCCAGCGCTCGCCACCACCCCCGTTGCTCCCGCCAACCACAACACGCCGGCCCTCCACGTCACCACCGAGCCGGGGGCCACGGTGCGCTTCTTCGCCGGCACGACGTGTCTTGGAGGAGCGCTCGCCTCGCGTACCGCCGACAATCAGGGACAGGCCACGCTGCCGCTCTCCGTGGCCGACAACAGCACCTCGCGCTACGTGGCCCAGGCAACGGACGCGGTCGGGAACGTCTCGGCCTGCTCCGCGGCGCTGACGTTCGTCGAGGACAGCACGGCGCCCTCCGAGCTGGCCGCCACGGTGATGGACGGCCTTTCCGGCCCGGAGCTCGAATATCAGAACAGCGACACGCGCGTGGCGGCTCGCTGGTCCGGCTTCAGCGACGCCGTGAGCATCCGGCGCTACGAGCTCGCACTGACGTCCATCTCGGCGTGCCCCGGCAACGCGAGCAGCATCCAGGATGTCGGCGCCGCATCGTCCGCGGAGCTCACGGTGCTCACCCTGGCCGAGCAGCGCTACTACAGTTGCGTGCGCGCCGTGGATGAGGCTGGGAACACGTCGGGCTGGAAGATGTCGAATGGCTTCATCGTGGACGTCACGCCGCCGCGCGTCGTGTCCGCCACGCCCGAGGCTTCCTCCGTCACGGCCTCGCCCTGGACCGCCATCGAGGTGTCGTTCAGCGAGACGACCCTCGACACCACCAGCGTGACGCCGGCCACGTTCCACGTCACGGCGGACGGCCAGAGGTTGTCCGGGGGCACGGTGACCTGCGCCGCGGGCAGGTGTACGCTCGCGCTGACGCAGCGGCCGGCATTCGGTGCGCAGGTGAGCGCTGCCATCGACGGGGTGAAGGACCTCGCTGGCAACACGATGACCGCGCCCCACGCCTGGGGCTACTCGGTCCGTGCGGCCGAGTGGGGAGCCCCCCAGGTCATCTTGAGCAGCTCGAGCCTCAACTCAGCCTCCCCCTCGCTCGCGATGGACGCCTCTGGCGTGGCGACGATCATGTATGCCGACGAGGGGCTCCGGGCGCGGCGCCACAGACCCGGCGCGGCCTGGGAGGCGGACCAGCGCGTGGGCGCGGACACGCTCGACACGTCACTTCCCAGACCGGGCGCGCTCACGCCCCTGCCTGACGGCACCCTCCTGGCCGTGGTGGAGGCGTGGCCGGTGGGGGAATACAGGACCCGCAGGACCTTTGGCGTCCTCGCCACCGGCTCCGACAGCAGCGTCCAGAGCTGGAGCGTGCCGCGGTTGCTGGGCGAGGACACGGGGATGGATGTGATGGCCCCCCGCGTGGTCGCAGCGCCCAACCAGGGGGCGCTCGCCGCCTGGGTCGAGGAGAGCTCCACGCAGCGCTTCCTGTGGGTGCAGCCGTACGCCGGGAGTTCAGACTGGGGCTCGCCAGTCCTCGTGCGCACCATCGACGACGCGAACTGGGGCTACTCGTGGGACGGCTATGACGTCGGGGTGGACTCGCGGGGGAACGGGGTGTTGGTCTGGTCCGAGCTCAACAGCCCGCTCCAATACTCGCGCCAGGGCGCCTGGGGTTGGAGCGCGCCGGCGACCGGCGAAGGCATGGGAGGCCGCTATCCCCACATCGCCCTGAATGCGGATGGGACTGGCGTTGCCGTCTGGATTCGCAGGTATCAAGACAACGACCGGCTGTACGCGAACCCCTTCATGGTCGATTCTGGCTTCAGCGACCAGGAGGTGCCCCTCCACACGCAGGGGAACGTCATCAGCGGGCCGCAGGTGGCCGCGGACGCGAACGGCAATGCGTTTGTTGTCTGGAGCCAGCACAGCCCCAACTTCGAGTGGGGGTTGTGGTGTGCGCGTTACGTGAGCGGCTCGGGCTGGCTGCCGCCCCAGCAGCTCGCGACGGAATACGGAGGGGGCAGTGACCTCCACGTTTCTCCCTCCGGCACGGCCACGGTCGTCTATGGCCGCACCGAGGGAGCGTCCACGTCCGTCTGGGCTCGACGCTTCGTGCCCGGCGCGGGCTGGTCCTCCGCCAGGCGGCTCGATTTCACCAGCGTGACGGGGTACCTCGGGAATCTCGAGGTGGCGACCAGCCCACTCGGGAACGCCGCCGTCATCTGGACCCGCCAGGACCCGGACTCGGGCACCCGGTCCCTGGCCTCGGCGTTCTTCGAGTAG
- a CDS encoding YciI family protein: MTLTTALLLLTLGAAPAQPAPAPPTQPAAKKWEFDRHYLVLLERVPGAKKLPEAALAQLQKEHLAHLTRMGESGKMVLAGPFDEQDDVGLRGACIYRTATKAEAKQLAEQDPMVKAGRLRVQVMAWYTEKGYLAFPLAPPVEGAKDADK; encoded by the coding sequence ATGACGCTCACGACCGCACTGCTCCTCCTCACGCTCGGCGCCGCGCCGGCTCAACCCGCGCCTGCGCCTCCAACCCAGCCCGCCGCGAAGAAGTGGGAGTTCGACAGGCACTACCTCGTCCTGCTGGAGCGCGTGCCTGGCGCCAAGAAGCTGCCGGAGGCCGCGCTGGCGCAACTGCAGAAGGAGCACCTCGCGCACCTCACCCGCATGGGCGAGAGCGGCAAGATGGTGCTCGCGGGGCCCTTCGATGAACAGGACGACGTGGGCCTGCGCGGCGCGTGCATCTACCGCACCGCCACCAAGGCGGAGGCGAAGCAGCTCGCCGAGCAGGACCCGATGGTGAAGGCGGGCCGACTGCGAGTGCAGGTCATGGCCTGGTACACGGAGAAGGGCTACCTGGCCTTCCCCCTGGCCCCGCCCGTCGAGGGTGCCAAGGACGCGGACAAGTAG
- a CDS encoding ferritin-like domain-containing protein: protein MNSDQLRRLFARALSASLASPLLLTGCGSGGVSLEGFSPPTCDEGRLSLRGLSPAAAPDFIEMRLITDLYGSAQQQPVVSAGTPCESAQQPVACNAELESLSSEEGFRSRCDLDCQAYYLVTTRGDAVEAHTSQEALRAFLGDIDAPQEALLQVFAEGYSLSCTALERGAVKANADGTFNVVATKGFACGEGSNLTQYLLEVTPSGEVHVRESHILERGTKGCAVGRRPAGLRSDGSVACADELGQHFALIAHLEEASITAFLRLRDELALHGAAVELQQAALRSALDEVAHTEVCGRLARRHGATPERAVVAPLPPRPLLEVALDNAVEGCVRETYGALLAHHQALHAEDDGVREAMVRIAEDETRHADLSWAIDRWAAERLPPAEREAVRAARQRAVEALRAEVAAPTDAALLKALGLPEPEAAVAMVDLLSRELWN from the coding sequence TTGAACTCGGATCAACTGCGTCGGCTCTTCGCCCGAGCGCTGAGTGCATCACTGGCGTCCCCGCTGCTGCTCACCGGTTGCGGCAGCGGAGGGGTTTCCCTGGAGGGCTTCTCCCCCCCTACCTGTGATGAAGGAAGGCTGTCACTCCGAGGGCTGTCTCCCGCGGCAGCGCCGGACTTCATCGAGATGAGGCTCATCACCGACCTGTACGGCTCGGCCCAGCAGCAGCCCGTCGTGTCCGCGGGGACGCCGTGCGAGAGCGCCCAGCAGCCGGTGGCATGCAACGCGGAGCTCGAGTCCCTCTCCTCCGAGGAGGGGTTTCGCTCCCGCTGCGACCTGGACTGCCAGGCGTACTACCTGGTGACAACGCGAGGGGATGCGGTGGAGGCCCACACCTCCCAAGAGGCGCTCCGGGCCTTCCTGGGTGACATCGACGCGCCTCAGGAGGCGCTGCTCCAGGTCTTCGCGGAGGGCTACAGCCTGAGCTGCACGGCGTTGGAGAGAGGCGCGGTGAAGGCCAACGCGGACGGGACCTTCAACGTCGTCGCCACGAAGGGGTTCGCGTGTGGAGAGGGCTCCAACCTGACGCAGTATCTGCTGGAGGTGACGCCCTCGGGCGAGGTGCACGTGAGGGAGTCCCACATCCTGGAGCGGGGCACGAAGGGGTGCGCCGTGGGGCGCAGGCCCGCGGGCCTTCGCTCGGATGGCTCGGTTGCGTGCGCGGATGAGCTGGGGCAGCACTTCGCGCTCATCGCCCACCTGGAGGAGGCCTCCATCACGGCCTTCTTGAGGCTGCGGGACGAGCTGGCGCTCCATGGTGCCGCGGTCGAGCTTCAGCAGGCGGCGCTGCGCAGCGCGCTGGATGAGGTGGCTCACACGGAGGTGTGTGGACGGCTGGCGCGTCGTCATGGCGCGACGCCTGAGCGCGCGGTGGTGGCGCCGCTCCCGCCCAGGCCGCTGCTCGAGGTGGCGCTGGACAACGCGGTGGAGGGCTGCGTGCGCGAGACGTACGGCGCGCTGCTGGCGCACCACCAGGCCCTGCACGCGGAGGACGACGGGGTGCGCGAGGCGATGGTCCGTATCGCCGAGGACGAGACCCGGCACGCGGACCTGTCCTGGGCCATCGACCGGTGGGCGGCCGAGCGCCTGCCGCCCGCTGAACGGGAAGCGGTGCGAGCGGCACGTCAGCGGGCGGTGGAGGCGCTCCGTGCGGAGGTCGCCGCGCCGACCGATGCCGCGCTCCTGAAGGCGCTGGGGCTGCCCGAGCCGGAGGCCGCCGTCGCGATGGTGGACCTGCTCTCGCGGGAGCTCTGGAACTGA